A window of the Diabrotica undecimpunctata isolate CICGRU chromosome 1, icDiaUnde3, whole genome shotgun sequence genome harbors these coding sequences:
- the LOC140444278 gene encoding uncharacterized protein isoform X1, producing the protein MEIHKLTFDDILVKQEVSEDTCKTEIDNEVDKALFDTFKIEVNEEPKREITDGAFEYLVLKEKPIKTEIEQDKDKLELFEEKQKDEKRFFLEDIYTDASKVFKDCVGTNSTLDEYLTTLKKVDTEKNSVTCEICTKQFLTKNRSKSDISENTRKIIFTCKICTESFLESSHFKSQVKANTAEKCNLKVNTRENGFKCEICSKLLKKKYDLKTHQRIHTGEKPYTCEICLKLFTTKSHLSVHMRIHNGEKPFACEICSKSFSQRSSLNDHGRIHKEDTDFECEICSKLFRQKSYLKKHLRIHTGEKPFTCEICSKLFSTKSNFNVHMRIHTEDKPFTCEICSKSFSQISSLKRHLIIHTGKKP; encoded by the exons ATGGAAATACATAAACTCACATTTGATGATATATTAGTAAAACAAGAAGTTAGTGAGGACACATGTAAAACAGAAATAGATAATGAGGTGGATAAAGCTCTTTTTGATACCTTCAAAATTGAGGTTAATGAGGAACCCAAGAGAGAAATTACAGATGGTGCATTTGAGTATTTAGTTTTAAAGGAAAAACCTATAAAGACTGAAATAGAACAAGATAAAGATAAACTCGAACtctttgaagaaaaacaaaaagatgAAAAAA GATTTTTCCTTGAAGATATATATACTGATGCAAGCAAAGTATTCAAAGACTGTGTTGGAACTAACAGTACTTTAGACGAATATCTAACTACTTTGAAAAAAGTGGATACTGAAAAAAACTCTGTTActtgtgaaatttgcaccaaacaatttttaacaaaaaatcgtTCAAAATCAGATATCAGTGAAAACACCAGAAAAATAATTTTCACATGTAAAATATGCACCGAAAGTTTTTTAGAAAGTTCTCATTTTAAATCACAAGTGAAAGCCAACACTGCAGAAAAGTGCAATCTTAAAGTAAATACTAGAGAAAATggttttaaatgtgaaatttgctccaaattgttaaaaaaaaaatacgatTTAAAAACACATCAAAGAATACACACTGGCGAAAAACCGTATACATGTGAAATTTGCTTGAAATTGTTCACAACCAAATCCCATTTAAGTGTACATATGAGAATACACAACGGAGAAAAACcgtttgcatgtgaaatttgctccaaatcATTTTCACAAAGATCCAGTTTAAATGACCATGGGAGAATACACAAAGAAGATACAgattttgaatgtgaaatttgctccaaattATTTCGGCAAAAATCCTATTTAAAAAAACATCtcagaatacacactggagaaaaaccttttacatgtgaaatttgctcgAAATTGTTCTCAACCAAATCAAATTTTAATGTCCATATGAGAATACACACAGAAGATAAACCTTTTActtgtgaaatttgctccaaatcATTTTCACAAATATCCAGTTTAAAAAGACATCTCATAATACATACTGGGAAAAAACCTTGA
- the LOC140444278 gene encoding uncharacterized protein isoform X2, producing the protein MEIHKLTFDDILVKQEVSEDTCKTEIDNEVDKALFDTFKIEVNEEPKREITDGAFEYLVLKEKPIKTEIEQDKDKLELFEEKQKDEKSFFREDIQNDVNKLIKDHVTNTTLDQVLTAPAVVNTEIYVTCEICDKLFSIKNPLKLDVSGNTEKTNFRCKICIKNLKSQVKTYTTEKKNLTCDLELNTRKNHFKCEFCSKLFPYESILKKHRIIHTGEKPFTCTICSKLFSLKYNLNMHMRIHTGDKPFTCEICSKSFSQKNHAKQHIGIHTGEKPFVCEICSKLFSQKHSLKTHLRIHTGEKPFACDICSKSFSREHILKTHLRRHT; encoded by the exons ATGGAAATACATAAACTCACATTTGATGATATATTAGTAAAACAAGAAGTTAGTGAGGACACATGTAAAACAGAAATAGATAATGAGGTGGATAAAGCTCTTTTTGATACCTTCAAAATTGAGGTTAATGAGGAACCCAAGAGAGAAATTACAGATGGTGCATTTGAGTATTTAGTTTTAAAGGAAAAACCTATAAAGACTGAAATAGAACAAGATAAAGATAAACTCGAACtctttgaagaaaaacaaaaagatgAAAAAA GTTTTTTCCGTGAAGATATACAAAACGATGTAAACAAATTAATCAAAGACCATGTAACTAACACTACTTTGGACCAAGTTCTAACTGCTCCGGCGGTTGTGAATACTGAAATTTACGTTACCTGTGAAATTTGCGACAaactattttcaataaaaaatcctttaaaattagATGTGAGTGGGAATAcagaaaaaacaaatttcaggTGTAAAATATGCATCAAAAATTTAAAATCACAAGTAAAAACCTAcactacagaaaaaaaaaatttaacgtgCGATTTAGAACTAAATACTagaaaaaatcattttaaatgtgAATTTTGTTCCAAATTATTTCCATACGAATCCATTTTAAAAAAACATCGAataatacacactggagaaaaaccgtttACATGTACAATTTGCTCAAAATTGTTTTCactaaaatacaatttaaatatgcATATGAGAATACACACAGGAGATAAACCTTTTActtgtgaaatttgctccaaatcGTTTTCACAAAAAAACCATGCAAAGCAGCATATAGGAATACACACGGGAGAAAAACCTTTTgtatgtgaaatttgctccaaattGTTTTCACAAAAACATAGTTTAAAAACACATCTGAgaatacatactggagaaaaaccttttgcatgtgataTTTGCTCCAAAAGCTTTTCCCGAGAACACATTTTAAAAACACATCTGAGAAGACATACTTAA